Within the Telopea speciosissima isolate NSW1024214 ecotype Mountain lineage chromosome 4, Tspe_v1, whole genome shotgun sequence genome, the region TAATTGAAATTCCATAAGCCCCTTCAACCACCAACAGATTGATAAAGTGACATTTACCTGATTTTCTAAGGTGCTTCTCTTACATTCATTCTGGGTCGACAAGAGTTTAGAAAAAgccatatgtatatataaattgGGTTGATCGGATGTCCAATCCATTTAAGAATCTTCtccaaaaaaaagttttttttttttttttactttccctCTGTTTCTACTTAGTACAGAATTATGGTTTGCACATGCTTACTTTAAATGAAAGATGGTGAAATACTTTGTTTGCTTCTGATGATGATCAGAGACCTACCGTGATCTCGATATCGATTGCATCGGATTGGATCGAGATCGGATCGATCGATATGGATCGGGATTATTCAAACTCGgacaaatatgacacttttgtccctgctttcttattaaaaaaagtaatttttttttacatttttacccatGTCTGTACACCTGGATAGAATCGGTTTCGAGACCAGTCTCGgttgataccgatccgatccggcTAAAATCCAccaatccgatacctcaaaccatgccaccaccactactggAATCAATACCCAAATCCCCTAACTTAGCTTTGATACATGTACTTTCATTCATGTTCCAAAGAAGAATAACAGCTGTACTGACTCCCTAGCAAGGAAGATGCTATCGGTAACGTGTATGATGGTGTGGCCCATTTTCGATCCATGGTTTGTTGGTCTATGTAATCCTCATCCATGAGCTTTCATGTTTTCATAATAAAActctttttatcaaaaaaaaaacaaaaaactttgaaacagtAGTTCTGGGATGACAATCACAGTATGTAGCCAATCCTTAATCCTCTatgtcttcatcatcatcatcacttcaTCTTCATATATGGAAAACGCAAATACAACTCCTTCGTTCCTCAACCCCAACAAATAATCCTTTAACTACATAATGTATATTTTTCTATCTATTTTCTCCCCGTATTTGATGTGTAACATCTATTCAAGTATGGTAAAGTTTTGTAACAAGACCGGATCATGTACTTGTACAAGAACATGATCTATGCTCTTTTGTAATCATACGTGTCTTTTTCTTCCACAAATGCCTCTCTAAACATTCTTAATGACAGCATGGAGGGGCATTTGTGAAATCAAAAGTATGCTTGTGATCAAGAAATCATACGTGAAACCTTCATGTATGAGGtatccccaaaaagaaagaaaactttttaccaaagaaaaaaaaaaaaacaaacaaacaaacttgCAGGGTTTCATAGCTTAGATGGGGAACAATCTGAAAGTAATAACTTTGGAGATCAATTAAGCTTTGTATGACAACATTAATTTCTGTTTCAAAATAGGATTTTTGGGTtagaaataattattttttttgtactgttctttacaaaaaaaatttgtatggtatagttggggaaaaaaaaatctgccaCTAAAAAAGGACAGAAACATGTATAAAATGTAAATTAActgaagtggtggtggtgggggaggagggagagagtCAAGTTAATTGGGCTGGTTTTGTTACaaattaatttttctaaaagattaattactttaaatttgTTTCTCCAATGACCAAGAAATGTATTTTTCTATCTGAttcattaaaaggaaaaaaagacaCAAAAACAGACCAGATGTCACATATTTGTTATGTTCCAAATTAATTCTAAACCAAAAACACATGCCAATAACACTAGaactatttgtttttttaacattCTCATACACCCCCTTACTTGCATTTTTCTCGTTCGCAACACTAAGTGGAGAGTATTTTACAACTGGCGCACATTGCCAGCTTGTAGTATTCTACAGTATAAAAGTTGTCTGCGATTTTATGTTGAGTCCATAGTCAGTTAAAATGGGAATACAACAAAAACAGTTGTTATGAGTTTATATTAGACCCAAAAAAGACAATATACACATATAAATTGAAAGACTATTTCATATCTTACTAATTAAATTTGATGTGTGGCCATAAGCTTACATGacattaaattatttttttaaatcaaaattttagatttttaaaaaatgccaatttttttttttttggaacaaaaacaaacaaacgtGTTTTAAGCACGTTTAACATTTTTGCACTCTTTTGGATCTTTTTGCTATATCATTGGGATCAATTTAGaacatgacaaaaaaaaaagtgtttatAATGCGTTTTAGCTACCTAtgattgagacttgagaccTAATGGGCTATTGGGCAGGGTTACGTTCCATCACCCATGCCTAGTGTGTATTTACTTACTAGGCTGAATTGTTGTGGGCTTCATTCACATTTAATCATGCCTGGGCCCAATCCCTGACCTATAAATTGAAACTGGCTATTTAACTGCAGACTGGCCTACCGCCTACCCATGAGAGCCTCAATCTACCAGAGGTCCCAACCTGCCAAACTGGGACAATCTAGTCTTGTTTGGGGGGATCACCTTCCAAGCCATGCTAAGACCACCCGGCCCACCACACCATGTGTTATCTCCTATTTCATTGTAACAATTTTTTTGGGTCATTTTAACTGTTGCATAGATAGAGTATCCTTAATATAGGCCAAACTCAAATTTAATGACTATCTTTGTCGTTCCGCCCAACCACGGTTTGAGGTATCGAAATCGGACAAGTCGTATTGGCCGATTGATATTGGTAGTAGATAGTGGCCGTATTGGTGATTTGTATCAGTATTGGTCCGACCAATACCAATATGTATCGGTGGTGGtatcaacaaaaaacaaaaaaccaaaaaaaaaagtggtggttttgaattttttatcaATTCAGACGGATACGTATCGACTGATACCGTGAACTTGTGTTCAGCTTTGGATTGGAGTCATTGAACTGAAAACTAACATATGATTAAATGATACCATTTTAGCAGATCCCCATTGCATCGACTATAAATGGTGGAAATCCACATGCTTAATGAAATGGATCATGTTTAATAGAAGAAACCCATCAGATGATTCTCAAGTCCAAATTTTAATGCAAGTAAATCACAACTTCCTCTACTGCACCCATGACCCAACCCCATAATTCTATCCCACATGACATAAATGAGGGAGTTGGAATCAACTGGAATCAGAGtctcaaaaaccctagaatcgatctCAAAAACCTTGAAATCAACCACTCTAGAACTATCAAAATTAGAATCAGTCATGGCCGATTGGATCGATCCGACTctgttttttaaaaccttgcttgCATCCCTAATGcttttttgcttggttttttacCCATTACACTGTGAAGCTAACGTGTTTGGTATGAATCTATTCCATGCAAATGTGTAAAGAAGATTCATggataaagagaaaaaaaagtgcATAGATGGTCAACAACCTTGACTAAGCattctctatctcattctcccaCTAGCAGAACTCCTGAAACTACTGCGggccaagaacaagctttgTTCCCAAGTTTGCTAGTGGAGAAACAAATGGTTCATCACGATTGGACATTTTGACACATGTAGTTTGGCAGTACGAGGAGGAAAGTTCGTCTACTTAAAATCGAACTAAATCACACTAAACCTAAAAAGCTAAAACAAAAGTTCTTAAATTTTTCATAAATCTTCTGCAGTTCTGCATTTCTACTTGTTTCCTCTTTCGTGCCTTGCATCTTCAAGGACAGTATGAAACATTCTCAACTCTTCAACGAACCAATAAAATGAGCAgaacaaaaccaaataaattaaaCCAAATTTCCAAGATCATACAAGATCCGAACAAATGCAAATATAATGAACCGAATAAAACCGAACAGATCGATTCAGTTTCAATTTGaggttaaaaaaatattttgtttcagttcgattttgatttgcaCATATTATATATTAAATTGAACCGAAATCAAACCTAACCATTGACACTCTAATTGTCTGATAGAAGACAGAATTATAAAATGAGATTGGAAAAGCTTCAATCACACATTCACACCCAACTTTCATCTCCGAAGTGTTAGATTCTGCCGCTAGAGTATTTACAGTTTGCCTCTCAGCTTTCTATTGGACTGATATCAGAGAATCAGCTGGTGATCAACAGGTTTTTGCAACTCCAGTGAGAACTCATTGTTGGCATTCATCTCTATCGACCTGCCTTGGATAGGCGAAAATCACTCATCTAACATTAAGGTATTCACAGAGAACAACGTAACCCACTTCACCCGGAGCTTCCAACGAAAGGGTAATCAGCACATTTGAAACCTAAAAACTAGAACGGTTTAATTGGAAACTCCGTAAGAATCATCAAGAAAAATCCATTATTCACGTAGTTTTACTGATCCACAATCACCCAAAGTCTCCGACAGTACAGATTTGAACGGCTTAGCCaccatcaaactagttgtttCCACCCAGAGCACATAATAAAGATGATATGAGAGGAAGATTACCACATAAACACAGTAATGAAGGAAAGAGGAGACCTACGATTGGGGGGCAATAAATGCCCGGCTACTTTTccgtctcttctcctccattgtCCAACTCTGCAACAAGCGTCAAAGATAACTTGATTACATAGAAAACAGAGGGACGAAGGAAGGAAATGGGAGAACTAAAAGTAACAAGTGATCCTCATTGGTGCGCTCGCCTATGCCGCTTGCTAGAGAACCCTCAATCCAGTTCTCCAGAATCTGGGTTACCAGAACTGACGGATACAAATTATTCCAAGCTATTAGCTTTAGCAATCACTGATGTGTCAGTTTCAGTTTGGACATTGTCTACTATTAAATTACTAAATCCGACCTAAGACAATTTAATTCAGCATACAACACTGTTATAACAAATTAATAACAGGGGAAAATGCAGTGTAAAAAGTCTACCATCAACAACCAACTGCAACAACAATCACCCAACTGAACATTATGAGTGAATTTCCCAGCTTCATCTCTATACACCAACATGTCGGTCATCTTCCCTACCAATATCACTGAATATAAACAAGGGCATTTCCCATTCTCGTCCACAAAGAACTATCAAGTCAAAATTCTCAAGTTTATTACAGTAAAATGATATTCATcgatattaaaaattaaaattaaaagaaccaaaaaggaaaaggcaaGGAAAAAGACCAAAAGATACCAATGAAACTAGACTACTGTATTTCAATATTCCTACCTCTGCTCACAGAAACAAAACAACCAACATACCCTGTGCTACTAGCAGCTGgagaaatttgaaaagacccCTCTACTTGGCAGCTCAATCATCTTATCTGAGAAGGGGAGCAGAACAGACCAGATGCATCTGCTCCAACCACTGCAAGATCACATACGGTACAGAGTTGCCCTTCCTGGGCCGGCACAAATCGAGAACTACAATATGGACATGGCACATCCTTCTGACCACGGTAGATTGGTATGTAAGTTGTCCCACAAACCACAAATGGGTTTCTAAAGTCGTAGTTGAGTTGGCTCACATCTTTCATGTTCCTTTCTGCAGCCTGGAGGACTTGTCTTGCTGTCTTTGCTTGGTTCTCAATGGTGGGGTTGGTCTCCATTAGCCGCCTTGCAAAATTAGCTGCTGTGCTAAGGTTCCCCGCCTTGTAGCAAACAGTCATGGCATTCAACAATGCTAGTCTCAAGTGTGGCATCTGCAGGTTACAGTGGGTGAAGTATGCTGCAAGCTCTTGTTGTCGTACTGGATTGTCTTTAATTTCCCTCCTCTTGAGCTCGATTTTCAAGCCCAGCACATACTCTTTTACTATGATAATCAACTCCTTCACTTCATCAACTTCCCTCCTTGACTCAACCACAATCAAAGGAATGGTATGAAGAATACTCAAGAAAAGCCTTAAAGCCTCGGTGAACTTCCCACCTGTGGTGGCCTTGTAACCTGCCTTAAGCTTCTCTTCCAACTGAGAGAAGTTGTACACAAGGGCTGGTGGGAGCCTCACATTGGGGCTAGCTGACTCACTCCATCCTCTCTCAAGCGCCAATGGATTCACAGGAGCTGAGGGAAAAGCACGTAGGTAGCTATGGCTAGCTGTATGTAAATCAAGAAACATTGGCTTCAAAGGAGCAAAGTTCTTTATGCCCAGTTGCCGGCTTAGCAATCTCATGGCAGTATCAAAATTTCCAGCAGCTGCTTGTTCACCAGCAAGAGACGATTTCTGTGTCCAAATCTGACTGACCGGCATGCCAGGAGTTGGTGCAACAAATACCATAGAACGGGCACTAGTGGCAGTTTGCGGGGTATCCACTTCAGGTGGGAGTTCCAGATCCTCAAGGTCCCATCCTCCTTCCTCATCATTTTCTTCATGTACTTCCCCATCCTCATCCACCACTATGCCAATGTCTCCATTCTGCATGCCCTCCACGTCAACAATATCCAAATCCTcaccccaatcagcatcggcagcctcttcatcttcctcttggGCACCCCTGCCCACATTGTCTAGTCCACCCTCAAAAATGCCTTTCATAACTCTTAACAATGGCCAATCTCCACCACAAAGAATAGGTGATGGGGGCATCAGAAGGGATGATACTTTCCCCTTTGGCAAAGTGGGAACATCATCCCCCAGCTCAGAAGCAAGCCGCTCAGCAACATCCTGGAGACCATGAACAGCAGCTGTAACATAAGCAAGAGGCAAATGGCCAGCATTCTCCAAGATCTTGACACGCTCTCTGATATCGCCCAAATAAAGAGCATTGTGGAATTGACCCATCACATCGTTCTTCATTTCAGCAATCCTCAGCATTTTAGACAGCTTATCCAAATTGCCTGTTACCAGATACAAGAAGGATAGCCTGTCAAAGTTCTTCGTTCTCTGGTAAGCATATTCCACAATGCTTGCATTACCCTGACGAAGTGCCTCAACCCCCAATCTGTACCAGTGATCTTTCTCATCAATTTCCTTAGCGGAAGCAACAGCAATCTGGATATTTCCACTTTCTAGTGCCAGATTGAACCGAGTCCTCTCATCTTTCACAAAATGGAGGGCAACTTCTGGGAAACCTTTCTGTTGCAGGTATGCAATCATGGCCTGCCCACACAGCTGCGAGTTCCTGATCATGCTCATAACCTGATCATATCCTTTGTTTAGGAGAGAGAGCTTAAATGCATACTCAGTTGCATCTATAGTTATCGCTCGATTCTTTCCATCCCGATCCAAGCAATAGATGGTATTGCCAGAAACCTTTATAATGTATATGGGAACATCAAGAGTCCTGATAATTCCACTGTCGCCGTTAGGAAGGCAATACTTGATATGGTTCAGTGTCGTATATATAAAGACACCATTGTCATCCCAAGCTCCACCTTTCACACGGATTGTCTCATGAAGAGTGCAACGGAGCACGAGTTTCTTACTTGCAATAATGATCGCATGTTTGCTTAATAATGCAACACTCTCCATGTCATTTGACCAAACAACATATTTAACAAAAGGGGCCTGCAGATCACCAAGAACAGTTCTCTGTTGGAGATCAAAGATGACAACTCTATCCTCTGCCCTGCATAGTAAATTGCCAGTCCCAGCATAGAATATTGCATCAGCAGGAATAGGGAGCGCACTCTTCTTCACAATTTCATTTTTAAGGTTCTTCACTAACACTTGGTTGCTGCTTTTGTCAAGAACAGCAAACCTGTTCCGAGCCACAAAAACAGCTGACCCTCCAACTCCTCTTCTTGCCTCTTGCCCAGTATCACCCCTTCCAAAAGTATCTTTGGGTACAATATAAAGTTCATAGGAACCCCCATCAACGTCTGAGCAGATCAAGACAGCATTTTCTGTAGGACTATAAGACATTGTCCTAGGTCCTTGATTCAGGCTGGTGGAACCAGGGCGTCGAATTGGGATCACTTGAGCATCCTTCTGAGTTGAAAACTCATAATAACGAAGGAAACGGTCTTTAACATAGTAGAGAGAATCACCACTCACGGAAAAAGCAGGTCTTTCTCTCT harbors:
- the LOC122657596 gene encoding coatomer subunit alpha-1-like — encoded protein: MLTKFETKSNRVKGLSFHSKRPWILASLHSGVIQLWDYRMGTLIDRFDEHDGPVRGVHFHKSQPLFVSGGDDYKIKVWNYKTHRCLFTLLGHLDYIRTVQFHNEYPWIVSSSDDQTIRIWNWQSRTCISVLTGHNHYVMGASFHPKEDLVVSASLDQTVRVWDIGALRKKTVSPADDILRLSQMNTDLFGGVDAVVKYVLEGHDRGVNWASFHPTLPLIVSGADDRQVKLWRMNDTKAWEVDTLRGHMNNVSCVMFHARQDIIVSNSEDKSIRVWDVTKRTGVQTFRREHDRFWILATHPEMNLLAAGHDSGMIVFKLERERPAFSVSGDSLYYVKDRFLRYYEFSTQKDAQVIPIRRPGSTSLNQGPRTMSYSPTENAVLICSDVDGGSYELYIVPKDTFGRGDTGQEARRGVGGSAVFVARNRFAVLDKSSNQVLVKNLKNEIVKKSALPIPADAIFYAGTGNLLCRAEDRVVIFDLQQRTVLGDLQAPFVKYVVWSNDMESVALLSKHAIIIASKKLVLRCTLHETIRVKGGAWDDNGVFIYTTLNHIKYCLPNGDSGIIRTLDVPIYIIKVSGNTIYCLDRDGKNRAITIDATEYAFKLSLLNKGYDQVMSMIRNSQLCGQAMIAYLQQKGFPEVALHFVKDERTRFNLALESGNIQIAVASAKEIDEKDHWYRLGVEALRQGNASIVEYAYQRTKNFDRLSFLYLVTGNLDKLSKMLRIAEMKNDVMGQFHNALYLGDIRERVKILENAGHLPLAYVTAAVHGLQDVAERLASELGDDVPTLPKGKVSSLLMPPSPILCGGDWPLLRVMKGIFEGGLDNVGRGAQEEDEEAADADWGEDLDIVDVEGMQNGDIGIVVDEDGEVHEENDEEGGWDLEDLELPPEVDTPQTATSARSMVFVAPTPGMPVSQIWTQKSSLAGEQAAAGNFDTAMRLLSRQLGIKNFAPLKPMFLDLHTASHSYLRAFPSAPVNPLALERGWSESASPNVRLPPALVYNFSQLEEKLKAGYKATTGGKFTEALRLFLSILHTIPLIVVESRREVDEVKELIIIVKEYVLGLKIELKRREIKDNPVRQQELAAYFTHCNLQMPHLRLALLNAMTVCYKAGNLSTAANFARRLMETNPTIENQAKTARQVLQAAERNMKDVSQLNYDFRNPFVVCGTTYIPIYRGQKDVPCPYCSSRFVPAQEGQLCTVCDLAVVGADASGLFCSPSQIR